In Legionella cardiaca, a genomic segment contains:
- a CDS encoding phosphatase PAP2 family protein translates to MDNLASFILFFSDGIVIIPFIVFGLICLDRSMFNNAAYLVLISILINVALKVSFQIPLPASVAKNWFAFPSGHMQMAAVFYGWLACRINFLWFRILVTVILFGIGFSLIHLGYHNVCDVIGALFFALLIVTGYQRLLSKTPQNLIWILLSTAICLLVYIQLVYAKIPTHAKVAFYALLILLLAKKLVMSRRTRNKHHQ, encoded by the coding sequence GTGGATAATTTGGCTTCGTTTATTCTCTTTTTTAGTGATGGCATAGTAATTATTCCATTTATTGTATTTGGACTTATTTGCCTTGATCGCAGTATGTTTAACAATGCAGCATACCTGGTTTTAATCAGCATATTGATTAATGTGGCTTTAAAGGTAAGTTTTCAAATCCCCTTACCAGCATCGGTAGCCAAAAACTGGTTCGCCTTTCCCAGTGGTCATATGCAGATGGCTGCAGTTTTTTATGGATGGTTAGCCTGTAGAATCAATTTTCTTTGGTTTAGAATTCTTGTTACCGTCATTTTATTTGGCATTGGTTTTAGCTTGATACATCTGGGCTATCATAATGTGTGTGATGTTATTGGCGCGCTTTTTTTTGCTCTTTTGATAGTAACAGGGTATCAAAGGTTGTTATCTAAAACTCCGCAAAATCTAATCTGGATTCTTTTATCTACAGCAATTTGCTTATTAGTCTATATTCAGCTTGTATATGCCAAGATTCCTACCCATGCCAAGGTAGCATTTTATGCCTTATTGATTTTGCTGCTAGCAAAAAAATTAGTAATGTCTAGAAGAACCAGAAATAAACACCATCAATAA